From the genome of Colletotrichum higginsianum IMI 349063 chromosome 4, whole genome shotgun sequence, one region includes:
- a CDS encoding Six-hairpin glycosidase, whose product MVRTIELYNEEFHIHVDRATGAVLEILDPRAEVPLNWVSSPANAPWQPLGSRWGLGFADLGANLLHRLFWNSPRIDTSLGRDITVATYHAGPLELVVRRHLNSRTQSFTETYEFRNQGTIPLNLSATGETSFAIYTPFNDHYTNTSDALRSRTHAHLWVNGGSSAWVKLSQMGGHGRDLGLVLTRGSLSGYSIESRDEVTHSNTRGVFLLHPSIPVLEPGQSSIIEWTLFWHNDWDNFFAQCARRSSQFIHFDIPKHTLVCGESVKVRMTGDAAAINSATTVNGQRVQQDGSSFAFFHHAGDMGQKTLRVITGQGGDQKESIVYLNTVPRFDDLIKRRIEFIVEKQQVRDADNLLHGAYVVYDNQAEAFPFYETQQDRNAGRERVGMGVLIGRWLKKTPESTLRGSFMAYYTFVCTKLQDDSGFVFDAPFGTGTYKNKRLYNWPWVLQLHLVAATIGIPAISGKSPITRFMETLERFYDEGGASLYAIGLPILEGLRALKAAGDEKSFNRAKNLFVSHGQKILQRGTNYPPFEVNFEQSIVAPAAIILLELYRATGDTIWLSAAKLQIEVLLRFAGKQPDYRLYDVSIRHWDGHWFGKDRTWGDTFPHYWSTLNAIALHHFSKVTGDVSYEDQSDGILRANFSLFTPEGRGSCAWIYPRSVNGQLAHYKDPYANDQDWALAHLLQIEDDNTWEEKGTIIL is encoded by the coding sequence ATGGTTCGAACTATTGAGCTATACAACGAAGAATTCCACATTCACGTCGACAGGGCCACTGGAGCCGTTCTGGAGATCCTAGATCCCCGTGCCGAAGTCCCTTTGAATTGGGTCAGCTCTCCGGCCAACGCACCTTGGCAGCCTCTGGGTAGTCGTTGGGGCTTGGGATTCGCAGACCTGGGTGCTAATCTACTTCATCGACTTTTCTGGAACAGTCCCCGCATCGACACATCTCTTGGCCGCGATATCACAGTCGCAACTTATCATGCTGGGCCCTTGGAGCTTGTTGTCCGCCGACATCTCAACAGCCGGACACAGTCTTTCACGGAGACTTACGAGTTCCGCAACCAGGGCACCATTCCACTCAATCTTTCGGCAACAGGAGAGACATCATTTGCAATTTACACCCCATTCAACGACCACTACACCAACACTTCGGATGCACTCCGTTCTCGTACGCATGCCCATTTGTGGGTCAATGGGGGCAGTTCAGCATGGGTGAAACTGAGCCAGATGGGAGGTCATGGCCGGGATTTGGGTCTGGTACTCACGAGAGGCTCGTTGTCCGGCTACAGCATTGAGTCTCGGGATGAAGTGACTCATTCCAACACTCGGGGCGTGTTTCTCCTTCATCCTTCCATACCCGTTCTCGAACCAGGGCAGTCAAGCATCATCGAGTGGACTTTGTTCTGGCACAATGACTGGGACAACTTTTTCGCCCAGTGCGCCCGCCGATCGAGTCAGTTTATCCACTTCGATATTCCAAAGCATACACTGGTGTGTGGGGAATCCGTCAAGGTTCGAATGACGGGTGACGCTGCTGCCATCAACTCGGCAACAACGGTGAATGGTCAGAGAGTGCAACAAGATGGCTCAAGCTTTGCCTTTTTTCATCATGCTGGAGATATGGGCCAAAAGACTCTGCGCGTTATCACTGGTCAAGGGGGTGACCAGAAGGAGTCAATTGTTTACCTCAACACCGTTCCCCGTTTTGATGATCTCATCAAGCGTCGAATCGAATTCATTGTCGAGAAACAACAAGTAAGGGATGCCGACAACCTTCTTCACGGGGCTTATGTTGTCTATGATAATCAAGCCGAAGCATTTCCTTTCTACGAAACTCAGCAAGATCGGAATGCTGGGCGCGAGCGGGTTGGCATGGGTGTCCTCATTGGTCGCTGGCTGAAGAAAACACCGGAGAGCACGCTGAGAGGGTCATTCATGGCATACTACACATTTGTGTGCACAAAACTTCAGGATGATAGTGGATTTGTTTTCGATGCCCCGTTCGGAACTGGCACATACAAGAACAAGCGCCTATACAACTGGCCTTGGGTGTTACAGCTACATCTAGTTGCCGCAACAATCGGTATTCCCGCTATTTCTGGTAAATCCCCGATCACCAGGTTCATGGAAACACTAGAACGCTTCTACGATGAAGGCGGTGCGTCCCTCTATGCTATCGGCTTGCCCATTCTCGAAGGCCTCCGAGCTCTGAAGGCAGCAGGAGACGAGAAATCCTTCAATAGGGCGAAGAATTTGTTCGTCTCACACGGCCAGAAAATTCTGCAGCGAGGAACGAACTACCCACCCTTTGAGGTCAACTTTGAGCAATCTATCGTTGCCCCTGCTGCAATCATACTACTGGAGCTTTATCGGGCAACAGGGGACACGATCTGGCTCTCGGCGGCTAAGCTACAAATTGAGGTGCTTCTCCGATTTGCCGGAAAGCAGCCAGACTATCGACTTTACGACGTTTCTATCCGACACTGGGATGGTCACTGGTTCGGAAAGGATCGTACTTGGGGAGATACATTCCCCCATTATTGGAGCACTCTGAATGCCATCGCATTGCACCATTTCAGCAAAGTGACTGGAGACGTTTCGTACGAGGACCAGTCCGACGGCATCTTGCGAGCCAACTTTTCTCTTTTCACGCCTGAAGGCAGAGGATCTTGTGCATGGATTTACCCTCGGTCTGTAAATGGTCAGCTGGCTCACTACAAAGATCCTTATGCCAACGACCAAGATTGGGCGTTGGCACATCTTTTGCAAATCGAGGACGACAATACTTGGGAGGAAAAAGGAACAATTATTCTATAG
- a CDS encoding Major facilitator superfamily transporter → MALNPDSVQTSKSTPTNDSGVQNANEKVVRVSDSETTQKIRHRILEERAGDRVAEKPYTNISSLWRRQTISHKPDEIATQPSVFDDPQLAVYFQPSENYENRHRFDPDFRWTWAEETPLVKKIDWRVTAWSCVAFFALDLDRSNISQANSDNFLDDLGLDTNDYNFGQTVFRVSFLLAELPSQLISKKIGPLALFWMANRLTDVIAPLLAYGLLRLRGYHGYEGWRWLFLLEGILTLVIGIWSVFIMVPSPTQTRAPWRPKGWFTEHEEKIMVTRILRDDPSKSDMHNRQAITFKMLWESLCDYDLWPIYIIGLTFGVPAGPPDQYLTLTLRQLGFDTFDTNLLSIPCQVTTTLNLTKDDTDVAVDMVLGENQSAGPAWRFRSVVALTMRDCPCGHTIRCQSMGLICIGDCAAVLPLAPSHIQSIISANIYRRDDRPQYRRGNRVLVGIASLNIVVYACAKFYYVWRNKQRDQIWDAMSPEERQRYLDTTTDKGSKRLDFRFVS, encoded by the exons ATGGCCCTCAACCCAGACAGCGTCCAGACTTCGAAGTCTACACCGACAAATGACTCTGGAGTCCAAAATGCAAACGAGAAAGTCGTTAGGGTCTCGGACTCTGAAACCACTCAAAAGATTCGCCACCGTATCTTGGAGGAGCGAGCAGGTGATCGTGTTGCGGAAAAGCCTTATACTAATATTTCGAGTCTGTGGCGCCGGCAAACCATCTCGCACAAGCCGGACGAGATCGCAACCCAACCTTCGGTATTCGACGACCCCCAGTTGGCTGTTTACTTTCAGCCGTCTGAAAATTACGAGAACCGGCATCGTTTTGACCCCGACTTCCGATGGACCTGGGCAGAAGAGACTCCCTTGGTCAAGAAGATTGACTGGAGAGTCACCGCTTGGTCTTgcgtcgccttcttcgccctcgacctGGACCGGTCCAACATCAGCCAAGCCAATTCAGACAACTTCCTTGATGATCTTGGGCTTGACACCAATGACTACAATTTTGGTCAAACTGTATTCAGGGTCTCATTTCTTCTGGCTGAGCTGCCCAGTCAGTTGATCAGTAAGAAGATTGGACC ACTGGCGCTGTTTTGGATGGCGAATCGTTTGACCGATGTCATCGCCCCCTTACTAGCGTACGGGCTTCTCCGATTGCGAGGGTACCACGGATATGAAGGTTGGCGCTG gctgtttcttttAGAAGGTATCCTGACACTGGTGATTGGGATATGGTCCGTGTTCATCATGGTGCCATCCCCAACTCAGACCAGGGCGCCTTGGCGGCCTAAAGGCTGGTTCACGGAGCATGAGGAAAAGATCATGGTCACCCGTATACTTCGAGACGATCCCTCCAAGAGCGACATGCATAATCGTCAGGCCATTACATTCAAGATGCTTTGGGAGTCCTTGTGCGACTATGACTTGTGGCCTATCTACATTATCGGGCTCACATTCGGTGTTCCGGCTGGACCACCTGACCAGTACCTTACTCTTACACTGCGACAACTTGGATTCGACACTTTCGATACGAACCTTCTCAGCATTCCATGCCAAGTTACAACCACGCTGAAC CTAACCAAGGATGACACAGATGTTGCTGTTGACATGGTTCTCGGAGAGAATCAATCAGCGGGCCCTGCTTGGCGGTTTCGTTCAGTTGTGGCTCTTACCATGCGTGATTGCCCTTGCGGTCATACCATCCGATGTCAATCGATGGGCCTCATATGCATTGGTGATTGTGCTGCTGTCTTACCCCTCGCCCCATCCCAT ATACAGTCCATTATCAGCGCTAATATCTACCGGCGAGACGATCGCCCGCAGTATCGCCGCGGCAACAGGGTTTTGGTTGGAATTGCCAGTTTGAACATCGTGGTGTACGCATGCGCCAAGTTCTACTATGTTTGGAGAAACAAGCAGCGAGACCAGATTTGGGACGCCATGTCACCAGAGGAGCGTCAGCGATATTTGGATACTACCACAGACAAGGGCAGCAAGAGACTGGACTTCAGATTTGTGAGTTGA
- a CDS encoding Integral membrane protein: protein MAEIETRGPQLVAVGITLVTTAVIATVLRCYVRLFLVKNFGVDDWCMLGAITGFILFVSCALTGVHYGTGRHRKDLGDEDWESAMMYWWYCYLWYCLAMIASKISIGYFLLRITVRKVDVWIIYIVMMLTVCTGVVFFFVTLLQCQPISYFWNKRTQDGHCVPMDVIIALTYLYSAFSVICDFTFAILPIVLIWNLKMDKKTKLALVPIMAMACMSVWLFCLLVLGQQVDSFYSASAAVVVRMPFVKDFKNPDFLYATVDIAIWSTTEQGLAITAGSLATLRPLFRLVGYRLGFTSMGASQLHDSERGAPSAMGGKIKNASNGSSGHQRRGPFSLTTFMAKDDVDSHEMGSNESGQSQQQRSTSKRARGWESTGRPDNESETELTFEASKDSGGSDRDNIVVVQTFSLREDRV, encoded by the exons ATGGCGGAAATCGAGACCCGTGGGCCGCAACTTGTGGCCGTTGGCATAACACTTGTCACGACCGCCGTCATAGCCACCGTCCTCCGATGCTACGTTCGACTCTTCCTCGTCAAGAACTTCGGAGTCGACGATTGGTGTATGCTTGGCGCTATT ACAGGTTTTATTCTATTCGTTTCATGTGCGTTGACGGGCGTACACTATGGGACCGGTCGTCATCGAAAGGAcctcggcgatgaggatTGGGAGTCCGCTATGATG TATTGGTGGTACTGCTACCTTTGGTACTGTCTAGCAATGATCGCCTCGAAAATTTCCATCGGGTACTTCCTCCTGCGAATCACGGTCCGAAAGGTTGATGTCTGGATCATCTACATCGTCATGATGCTGACGGTCTGTACCGGCGTCGtgttcttcttcgtcacTCTCCTTCAATGCCAACCAATCTCCTATTTCTGGAACAAGAGGACGCAGGACGGCCATTGCGTTCCGATGGACGTAATCATCGCTCTCACCTACCTTTACAGTGCCTTCAGCGTCATCTGCGACTTCACGTTTGCCATTCTGCCCATTGTCCTTATCTGGAACTTGAAGATGGACAAGAAGACAAAGCTGGCGCTTGTGCCAATCATGGCCATGGCCTGCATGTCAGTTTGGCTTTTCTGTCTTTTGGTACTTGGGCAACAGGTTGACTCTTTCTACAGTGCCAGCGCTGCTGTCGTCGTTCGCATGCCGTTCGTCAAGGACTTCAAGAACCCTGACTTTCTCT ATGCAACCGTAGACATCGCAATCTGGTCCACCACCGAACAGGGTCTAGCGATCACCGCAGGCAGCCTTGCAACCCTCCGCCCACTATTCCGGCTTGTAGGATACCGACTTGGCTTCACCTCCATGGGTGCCTCCCAGCTCCACGACTCAGAACGTGGTGCCCCCTCCGCCATGGGCGGCAAGATAAAGAACGCCAGCAATGGCAGCTCAGGCCACCAACGACGTGGGCCATTCAGCCTCACCACCTTCATGGCCaaagacgacgtcgacagcCACGAGATGGGTAGCAATGAGTCAGGCCAGAGTCAACAACAGAGGTCGACAAGTAAGCGCGCTCGCGGTTGGGAATCGACAGGGAGGCCGGACAACGAAAGCGAAACTGAGCTCACATTTGAAGCTTCCAAAGACTCAGGAGGGAGCGACCGCGACAacattgtcgtcgtccagacGTTTTCCTTACGGGAAGACCGCGTGTAA